Genomic segment of Streptomyces sp. NBC_00654:
CGGAATCGTCGGCTCACGCTATCGGGTGGTTACCCGCCTCCGCCAAGCGCGTGCTGCCACTCACCGCCCCGCCCCCGCCGGGTAACACTCAACGCTCTTGAGGCGCTGTTCATGGGCGACTTCCCGAATCCCCGGTTCAGGCCGCCGCCCGGGACACCGCTCAGGCCGCCTGGAGCTCCAGCCGCGCGCCGAATTCCCGTACCGCGGCCTCGTCCCCGTACGGCATCAGCCGCTGCTGGAGGTCATCGAGATACTCCGCGCCCCGGCTGGAGCGCACCGTCCCCAGCAGCTCCATCGCGCGCATCCCCGTGTGGCAGGCCCGCTCCACGTCGCGCTGCTGCACCTGGGCCGTGGCCAGCAGCACCAGGCCGATGCCGCGACGCCGGGCCCGCGACTCCGGCAGGGCCGCCAGCGCCTCCTTCGCCCGGCGCGCGGCGGCCTCCGCCTGCCCCAGGTCGCGGTGACAGTGCGCCAGTTCGTCCGCGAGATACCCGGCGTCGAAGTGGGCGATCCAGTCCGGGTCGTCACCGGTGTCCGGATCGGCGTGCTCCAGGGCGGCCAGCGCCCGGCCCGCCACCACCTGGCAGGTGCGGGCGTCACCCAGCAGCGCGTGCCCCCGGGCCTCCGCCGCGTGGAACATCGCCTCCGCCCTCGGCGTCACCCGCCCCCGCGCCCCCTCCTGCGCCGCCCGTGCCAGCTGGGCGATCTCCCGGGGGTTGCCGAGCTGTGCGGCGAGATGGCTCATCGACGCGGCCAGCACATAGCCGCCGTACGCCCGGTCCCCCGCGGCCTGGGCCAGGCGGAGCGCCTGGATGTAGTACCGCTGGGCGAGCCCCGGCTGGCCGGTGTCGACCGCCATGTACCCGCCGAGCTCGGTGAGTCGCGCCACCGCGCCGAACAGCTCCCGGCCGACGGTCTCGCGGTAGGCCCCCGAAAGCAGCCCGGAGACCACGCTGTTGAGGTAGTGGACCAGCACCGGCCGTACGTGCCCGCTGCCGAAGCGGTGGTCGAGGTCGACGAGCGCGGCCGTCATCGCCCGCACCGCCTCCACGTCCGCCATGCCGACGCGGGCCCCGGCGGTCCGGGCGACCTGTGGGTCGGCGCCCGTGATCAGCCAGTCCCGGCTGGGTTCGACCAGCGCGGAGGCGGCCACCGCCGAGCCGGTCAGCAGATCGCGGCGGCCCACGTCGCTGCGCCACAGCTCACACACCTGCTCGATGGCGCCGAGGACGGTCGGCGCGAACTGCAGGCCGACGCCGGAGGCGAGGTTCTTGCCGTTGGCCATGCCGATCTCGTCGATCGTGACCGTACGGCCGAGCTTGCGGCCGAGCGCCTCGGCGATGATTCCCGGGGCCCTGCCGCGTGGTTGCTGGCCGCGCAGCCACCGGGCCACGGATGTCTTGTCGTAGCGGAGATCGAGTCCGCGTTCGGCGCCGACCATGTTGACGCGGCGCGCGAGGCCCGCGTTGGAACACGCGGCCTCCTGGATGAGTGTCTGAAGGCGTTCGTTCGGCTGACGGGCTACGAGTGGCCTGGCTGCCATGTGTCCCCCTGGACGGGCATAGATG
This window contains:
- a CDS encoding transcriptional regulator yields the protein MAARPLVARQPNERLQTLIQEAACSNAGLARRVNMVGAERGLDLRYDKTSVARWLRGQQPRGRAPGIIAEALGRKLGRTVTIDEIGMANGKNLASGVGLQFAPTVLGAIEQVCELWRSDVGRRDLLTGSAVAASALVEPSRDWLITGADPQVARTAGARVGMADVEAVRAMTAALVDLDHRFGSGHVRPVLVHYLNSVVSGLLSGAYRETVGRELFGAVARLTELGGYMAVDTGQPGLAQRYYIQALRLAQAAGDRAYGGYVLAASMSHLAAQLGNPREIAQLARAAQEGARGRVTPRAEAMFHAAEARGHALLGDARTCQVVAGRALAALEHADPDTGDDPDWIAHFDAGYLADELAHCHRDLGQAEAAARRAKEALAALPESRARRRGIGLVLLATAQVQQRDVERACHTGMRAMELLGTVRSSRGAEYLDDLQQRLMPYGDEAAVREFGARLELQAA